A region from the Meiothermus sp. Pnk-1 genome encodes:
- a CDS encoding ABC transporter permease subunit has product MYRSPPGARGFFLTIGLLGGALVASFVLGLLTYWGLQAAFPRPLDNQYPGYLTLIFTAVFLLPLTVLLARRFPFIADWYYLLPAIVFLLAFTVYPIILTVYFGFTDYTGLRNGKADRSTETPIVRVEGNTLIAASNAAQSLRCERADCAGERLEITTTIQRATVRVIRVEGPQIVLNAPPPFTPNLAYHINAYRFIGFGNYVEIFSRASTILWPVFVWNVAFAAGAVAVGALAGLILGLLLSNKQLKLRGFYRTALIISWAIPGVISYQVWSAMLNVNFGPVNRLLGLLGTYPIPWLTDPEWAKVAVLLTSLWLGFPYWMTATLGALTTIPDDVYEAAKIDGATGWQTLTGITLPLLRQPFTPLLLGSFAFNFNNFGLIYLLTGGGPAAQGRPSTAQSTDILISWAYKTAFQADGGQAYGLGGAISVIIFVITVAISLINFRVTGALREVR; this is encoded by the coding sequence GTGCTCGGCCTGCTGACCTACTGGGGATTACAAGCGGCATTCCCCCGCCCGTTGGATAACCAGTATCCTGGCTACCTCACCTTGATCTTCACCGCGGTGTTTCTGTTGCCACTCACGGTCTTGCTCGCCCGGCGCTTTCCCTTCATCGCCGATTGGTACTACCTGCTCCCGGCCATCGTGTTCTTGCTGGCCTTCACGGTGTACCCGATTATCCTCACGGTCTACTTCGGCTTCACCGACTACACCGGGCTCAGGAACGGCAAGGCCGACCGCTCCACCGAGACCCCGATCGTGCGGGTGGAGGGCAACACCCTCATCGCCGCCTCCAATGCCGCCCAGAGCCTGCGCTGCGAGAGAGCAGACTGTGCGGGCGAGCGCCTGGAGATCACCACCACCATCCAGCGGGCCACCGTGAGGGTAATCCGGGTCGAAGGCCCCCAGATCGTGCTGAATGCCCCTCCGCCCTTCACCCCCAACCTGGCCTATCACATCAACGCCTACCGCTTCATCGGTTTCGGCAACTACGTGGAGATCTTCTCCCGAGCCAGCACCATCCTCTGGCCGGTGTTCGTGTGGAACGTGGCCTTCGCGGCGGGCGCGGTGGCGGTAGGGGCCCTGGCCGGACTCATCTTGGGGCTGCTGCTCAGCAACAAACAGCTCAAGCTGCGCGGCTTTTACCGCACCGCCCTGATCATCTCCTGGGCTATCCCAGGGGTGATCAGCTACCAGGTGTGGAGTGCGATGCTCAACGTGAATTTCGGCCCGGTGAACCGCCTGTTGGGGCTGCTGGGCACCTACCCCATCCCCTGGCTCACCGACCCCGAATGGGCCAAGGTGGCGGTGCTCCTCACCAGCCTGTGGCTGGGCTTCCCTTACTGGATGACCGCTACCTTGGGCGCCCTCACCACCATCCCCGACGACGTGTACGAGGCCGCCAAGATCGACGGGGCCACGGGCTGGCAGACCCTCACCGGCATCACCCTGCCCCTGCTGCGGCAGCCCTTCACCCCCCTGCTCCTGGGCTCCTTCGCCTTCAACTTCAACAACTTCGGCCTCATCTACCTCCTCACCGGGGGAGGGCCCGCCGCCCAGGGGCGGCCTTCCACCGCCCAATCCACCGACATTCTCATCTCCTGGGCTTACAAGACCGCCTTCCAGGCCGACGGCGGGCAGGCTTATGGGCTGGGTGGGGCTATCTCGGTGATCATCTTCGTCATCACCGTGGCCATTAGCCTCATCAACTTCCGGGTGACCGGGGCG